Proteins from a single region of Symphalangus syndactylus isolate Jambi chromosome 12, NHGRI_mSymSyn1-v2.1_pri, whole genome shotgun sequence:
- the MOV10 gene encoding helicase MOV-10 isoform X4: MLYGMKIANLAYVTKTRVRFFRLDRWADGRFPEKRRMKLGSDISKHHKSLLAKIFYDRAEYLHGKHGVDVEVQGPHEARDGQLLIRLDLNRKEVLTLRLRNGGTQSVTLTHLFPLCRTPQFAFYNEDQELPCPLGPGECYELHVHCKTSFVGYFPATVLWELLGPGESGSEGAGTFYIARFLAAVAHSPLAAQLKPMSPFKRTRITGNPVVTNRIEEGERPDRAKGYDLELSMALGTYYPPPRLRQLLPMLLQGTSIFTAPKEIAEIKAQLETALKWRNYEVKLRLLLHLEELQMEHDIRHYDLESVPMTWDPVDQNPRLLTLEVPGVTESRPSVLRGDHLFALLSSETHQEDPITYKGFVHKVELDRVKLSFSMSLLSRFVDGLTFKVNFTFNRQPLRVQHRALELTGRWLLWPMLFPVAPRDVPLLPSDVKLKLYDRSLESNPEQLQAMRHIVMGTTRPAPYIIFGPPGTGKTVTLVEAIKQVVKHLPKAHILACAPSNSGADLLCQRLRVHLPSSIYRLLAPSRDIRMVPEDIKPCCNWDAKKGEYVFPAKKKLQEYRVLITTLITAGRLVSAQFPIDHFTHIFIDEAGHCMEPESLVAIAGLMEVKETGDPGGQLVLAGDPRQLGPVLRSPLTQKHGLGYSLLERLLTYNSLYKKGPDGYDPQFITKLLRNYRSHPTILDIPNQLYYEGELQACADVVDRERFCRWAGLPRQGFPIIFHGVMGKDEREGNSPSFFNPEEAATVTSYLKLLLAPSSKKGKARLSPRSVGVISPYRKQVEKIRYCITKLDRELRGLDDIKDLKVGSVEEFQGQERSVILISTVRSSQSFVQLDLDFNLGFLKNPKRFNVAVTRAKALLIIVGNPLLLGHDPDWKVFLEFCKENGGYTGCPFPAKLDLQQGQNLLQGLSKLSPSTSGPHSHDYLPQEREGEGGLSLQVEPEWRNEL; this comes from the exons ATGCTGTATGGAATGAAGATTGCAAATCTGGCCTACGTCACCAAGACTCGGGTCAGGTTCTTCAGACTCGACCGCTGGGCCGACGGGCGGTTCCCAGAAAAGAGGAGAATGAAGCTGGGGTCAGATATCAGCAAACACCACAAGTCACTGCTAGCCAAGATCTTTTatgacag GGCTGAGTATCTTCATGGGAAACATGGTGTGGATGTGGAAGTCCAGGGGCCCCATGAAGCCCGAGATGGGCAGCTCCTTATCCGCCTGGATTTGAATCGCAAAGAGGTGCTGACCCTGAGGCTTCGGAATGGCGGAACCCAGTCTGTTACCCTCACTCACCTCTTCCCACTCTGCCGGACACCCCAGTTTGCTTTCTACAATGAAGACCAGGAGTTGCCCTGTCCACTGGGCCCCG GTGAATGCTATGAACTCCATGTCCATTGTAAGACCAGCTTCGTGGGCTACTTCCCAGCCACAGTGCTCTGGGAGCTGCTGGGACCTGGGGAGTCGGGTTCAGAAGGAGCCGGCACATTCTACATTGCCCGCTTCTTGGCTGCCGTCGCCCACAGCCCCCTGGCTGCACAGCTGAAGCCCATGTCTCCCTTCAAGCGGACCCGGATCACTGGAAACCCTGTGGTGACCAATCGgatagaggaaggagagagacctGACCG CGCTAAGGGCTATGACCTGGAGTTAAGTATGGCGCTGGGGACATACTACCCACCTCCCCGCCTCAGGCAACTGCTCCCCATGCTTCTTCAGGGAACAAGTATCTTCACTGCCCCTAAGGAGATCGCAGAGATCAA GGCCCAGCTGGAGACAGCCCTGAAGTGGAGGAACTATGAGGTGAAGCTGCGGCTGCTGCTGCACCTGGAGGAGCTGCAGATGGAGCATGATATCCGGCACTATGACCTGGAGTCGGTGCCCATGACCTGGGACCCTGTGGACCAGAACCCCAGGCTACTCACACTGGAG GTTCCTGGAGTGACTGAGAGCCGCCCCTCAGTGCTACGGGGCGACCACCTGTTTGCCCTTTTGTCCTCGGAGACACACCAGGAGGACCCCATCACATATAAGGGCTTTGTGCACAAGGTGGAACTGGACCGTGTCAAGCTGAGCTTTTCCATGAG CCTCCTGAGCCGCTTTGTGGATGGGCTGACCTTCAAGGTGAACTTTACCTTCAACCGCCAGCCACTGCGAGTCCAGCACCGTGCCCTGGAGCTGACGGGACGCTGGCTGCTGTGGCCCATGCTCTTTCCTGTGGCACCTCGGGACGTCCCGCTGCTGCCCTCAGATGTGAAACTCAA GCTGTATGACCGGAGTCTGGAGTCAAACCCAGAGCAGCTGCAGGCCATGAGGCACATTGTTATGGGCACCACCCGTCCAGCCCCCTACATCATCTTTGGGCCTCCAGGCACCGGCAAGACCGTCACGTTAGTGGAGGCCATTAAGCAG GTGGTGAAGCACTTGCCCAAAGCCCACATCCTGGCCTGCGCTCCATCCAACTCAGGGGCTGACCTCCTCTGTCAAAGGCTCCGGGTCCACCTTCCTAGCTCCATCTACCGCCTCCTGGCCCCCAGCAGGGACATCCGCATGGTACCTGAGGACATCAAG CCCTGCTGCAACTGGGACGCAAAGAAGGGGGAGTATGTATTTCCCGCCAAGAAGAAGCTGCAGGAATACCGGGTCTTAATTACCACCCTCATCACTGCCGGCAG GTTGGTCTCGGCCCAGTTTCCCATTGATCACTTCACACACATCTTCATCGATGAGGCTGGCCACTGCATGGAGCCTGAGAGTCTGGTAGCTATAGCAG GGCTGATGGAAGTAAAGGAAACAGGCGATCCAGGAGGGCAGCTGGTGCTGGCAGGAGACCCTCGGCAGCTGGGGCCTGTGCTGCGTTCCCCACTGACCCAGAAGCATGGACTGGGATACTCACTGCTGGAGCGGCTGCTCACCTACAACTCCCTGTACAAGAAGGGCCCTGATGGCTATGACCCCCAGTTCATAACCAAGCTGCTCCGCAACTACAG GTCTCATCCCACCATCCTGGACATTCCTAACCAGCTCTATTATGAAGGGGAGCTGCAGGCCTGTGCTGATGTCGTGGATCGAGAACGCTTCTGCCGCTGGGCGGGCCTACCTCGACAG GGCTTTCCCATCATCTTTCACGGCGTAATGGGCAAAGATGAGCGTGAAGGCAACAGCCCATCCTTCTTCAACCCTGAAGAGGCTGCCACAGTGACTTCTTACCTGAAGCTGCTTCTGGCCCCCTCCTCCAAGAAGGGCAAAGCCCGCCTGAGCCCTCGAAGCGTGGGCGTCATCTCCCCATACCGGAAACAG GTGGAGAAAATCCGTTACTGCATCACCAAACTTGACAGGGAGCTTCGAGGACTGGATGACATCAAGGACTTGAAG GTGGGTTCAGTGGAAGAATTCCAAGGCCAAGAACGAAGCGTCATCCTCATCTCCACCGTGCGAAGCAGCCAGAGCTTTGTGCAGCTGGATCTGGACTTTAATCTGGGTTTCCTTAAGAACCCCAAG AGGTTCAATGTAGCTGTGACCCGGGCCAAGGCCCTGCTCATCATCGTGGGGAACCCCCTTCTCCTGGGCCATGACCCTGACTGGAAAGT ATTCCTGGAGTTCTGTAAAGAAAACGGAGGGTATACCGGGTGTCCCTTCCCTGCCAAACTGGACCTGCAACAGGGACAGAATTTACTGCAAGGTCTGAGCAAGCTCAGCCCCTCTACCTCAG ggcCCCATAGCCATGACTACCTCCCCCAGGAGCGGGAGGGTGAAGGGGGCCTGTCTCTGCAAGTGGAGCCAGAGTGGAGGAATGAGCTCTGA